A stretch of the Argentina anserina chromosome 6, drPotAnse1.1, whole genome shotgun sequence genome encodes the following:
- the LOC126798938 gene encoding protein VASCULATURE COMPLEXITY AND CONNECTIVITY: MVKIGGVFVCLLIVAMDIVAGILGIEAELEQNKVKQLRLWIFECREPSHPAFKLGMGAAALLVLAHVISNLLGGCNNCICSQDELQKAPPNRQLSLACLVFTWVILAVGLSMLVIGTWSNHKSGASCGFTHHHFLSIGGILCFVHGLFCVAYYITATSTD, translated from the exons ATGGTTAAAATAGGAGGCGTCTTTGTCTGTCTCTTGATTGTTGCCATGGACATCGTAGCTGGGATTCTCGGCATTGAAGCTGAACTCGAACAAAACAAG GTGAAGCAATTAAGGTTGTGGATCTTTGAGTGTAGAGAGCCAAGCCATCCGGCATTCAAGCTAGGAATGGGTGCAGCAGCACTTCTGGTTCTTGCTCATGTCATTTCTAACTTGCTTGGTGGATGCAACAACTGCATTTGCTCTCAAGACGAGCTCCAAAAGGCTCCTCCTAATAGGCAACTCTCACTCGCATGCCTCGTCTTTACCTG GGTCATTCTAGCCGTTGGATTGTCAATGCTGGTGATAGGGACTTGGTCGAACCACAAGTCAGGAGCTTCATGTGGTTTCACACACCATCATTTTCTTTCCATTGGAGGCATCTTGTGCTTTGTTCATGGCCTCTTTTGTGTAGCGTATTATATTACTGCCACTTCTACCGACTAA
- the LOC126797327 gene encoding transcription factor LRL3, translated as MEKAEKESFIMSLLARDQQSSSGLRVKSPEEDSHAASFSSSLANLHSFLAASSQHQSLLPLSLFAPQTSPPPPQTLYHPQPQYGGVSPAQSLSDYASIFNHLPDLLSLDHSPSYHHLHPSPAAASSPVAPRGSRIARKRRQTLADKTRCLQKLLPWEKKMDIATMLEAAHRYVRFLQAQVAALHAMPIVASDSTGSLPVLTRGGGDGGGEVAVLSRLSRSQLLQVVVNSQVAQMRLSDLERCVFSVEQLALLNKRSVIRSAMVAAAASASGSVSGHNYYPAPSSIIDSTASASATN; from the coding sequence ATGGAGAAAGCAGAAAAGGAGAGCTTCATCATGTCACTACTCGCCAGGGACCAGCAGAGCAGCAGCGGCCTCCGTGTTAAGTCGCCGGAGGAGGACTCTCACGCCGCCAGCTTCTCCAGCTCCCTCGCCAACCTCCACTCCTTTCTCGCCGCCAGCTCCCAGCATCAGTCGTTactccctctctccctctttgCTCCACAAACCTCACCACCGCCGCCGCAGACGCTCTACCACCCCCAGCCCCAATACGGCGGCGTTTCGCCGGCTCAGTCGCTCAGCGACTACGCCTCCATCTTCAACCACCTCCCGGACCTCCTCTCCCTCGACCACTCTCCCTCCTACCACCACCTTCACCCCTCCCCGGCCGCCGCCTCCTCTCCGGTAGCGCCACGTGGCAGCAGGATCGCGAGGAAGAGGCGTCAGACGCTGGCGGACAAGACGCGGTGCCTGCAGAAGCTGCTGCCGTGGGAGAAGAAGATGGACATCGCCACCATGCTCGAGGCGGCGCACCGCTACGTCCGCTTCCTCCAGGCTCAGGTCGCCGCGCTCCACGCCATGCCCATCGTCGCCTCCGACTCCACCGGCTCCCTCCCCGTCCTGACACGCGGCGGAGGAGACGGAGGAGGAGAGGTGGCGGTGCTGTCGAGGCTGAGCCGGAGCCAGCTGTTGCAGGTGGTGGTGAACTCGCAGGTGGCGCAGATGAGGCTGTCGGATCTGGAGAGGTGTGTGTTCTCGGTGGAGCAGCTGGCTTTGCTGAACAAGAGGAGCGTCATCAGGTCCGCCATGGTCGCCGCCGCTGCTTCGGCTTCAGGTTCAGTTTCAGGCCATAATTACTATCCGGCCCCAAGTAGCATCATTGACTCTACGGCTTCTGCCTCTGCTACTAATTAA
- the LOC126798917 gene encoding histone-lysine N-methyltransferase ATXR3: MGDGGVACMPLQHNIMDRFPIPDKTALCGANSSATATATTTANNGFNSKTVVKKKVMKIKKRIVKRPKAKVAAANSNAAAASGVKSELGVVKGGKSDAKEAENKEVDSTKEAEKSGVKAAENSNEAEGSVVNVENGEDKKEEVEEGELGTLNGEFVPEKWRRSEVVVEKEEIGGEKWRRSEVEKGESFSGKWRRGDGEKVDLYSEKSRNSEAEFGSWRQPKDDFERGEYIPDRWQKGELARDDYISRKIPTRYEMGGRGRGRGWNFESPSGKYPSDDGFRRKEYGRGGGQHSKSALRWESGQERNPRISSKIVDDEGVYKNEFSNEYSNGKYQTKEFSSVNRLKRYSSDSNSSERKHYGDYGDYAGVKSRKLTDESNRSAHSEQYSHRSVERSYRNPSFRAVPDKYSSRHYEPSLSSRVVYERHGRSPGLPERSPRDRSRYYDHLDRSPVRRERSPYDQERPPYGRDKSPFGREKSPPYGRERSPYVHDKSPYVRERSPYAREKSPHAREKSPYGRERSPYVMERSPYERSRNYDHRNRSLSPQDRPRYHDRRDHTPNHLDRSPRDRGRATSYRGTGRKSGASDRRSSQYKAQEDKLVQKDLNGTDSNSSAKECQDKSIVPDINVSVETNANSDSHKEELSQSPNINCKVTSHISAAPPEELPSMEEDMDICDTPPHVPVIADSSTGNWFYVDYYGVECGPSRLCELKALVEEGSLMSDHMVKHSDSDRWVTVENAVSPLITVNFPSIVSDSITGLVSPPEAPGNLLADSGHTEHYGTQNGSLRGLSADFSSEPLVEDLHIEERVGALMEGLTVIPGRELEAVGEVLQMSFECDQWEVWGNTEGLSQGHIGERNDQKPEEPRYSDFKMKEAAEIGLTAPSDKDPFACGDSSDWFSGRWSCKGGDWIRNEDGVQDRSFRKKLVVNDGFPLCQMSKSGYGDPRWHKKDELYYPSQNKRLDLPTWAFSCPDDANKVSQSKPTVIKGVKGTILPVVKINACVVKDHGSIVSEPRIKVRGTERHPSRSTRSYSASSDGKRSSGEGDSQMKLVGDRGSKGSSKCISSIKIPKDCIGTVDDLQLHLGDWYYLDGAGHERGPSSFSELQSLVDQGVILKHSSVFRKFDKVWVPITSAIETSNATKINKEEKNRTSSNSSGQSQRTAIAESKTSLSWLQNLHPQFIGYTCGKLHELVMKSYKSREFAAAINEVLDPWINARQPKKELDKNIYWKADGDAHTSKRARLLVDESEEDYDAEEELQTIEKDESTYEELVGNASFLREDSLNYESEMASWGLLDGHVLARVFHFLRLDMKSLTIASLTCKHWRAAVSFYKDISRKVDLSSLGPNCTDSMIVNIMGGFGKEKINSMVLIGCTTITPHTLEEILGSLPCLSTIDIRGCNQFGELVIKFQNLNWIKSRSSRGTKIHDESTSKSKSLKYVTEKSSYVSRSKVLGNDMDDFSELKVYFDSVDKRDSANLSFRGSLYKRSKLFDARRASSILSRDARMRRLSIKKSENGYKRMEAFVASSLKDIMKENTPDFFVPKVAEIQDKMRNGYYIRRGLSSMKDDISRMCRDAIKAKNRGEAGNMNHMNHIINLFIQLATRLEGASKSSDARDELIKSWEDDTFAGVSSASKIKKKLIKTSERKLRSNGGSFLNGSLDDGEYASDREIRRRLSKLNKKPMDSESETSDDLDRSSVDDKSNSESTASDTESDLESGSKIQPGQSTDGCLVHDEGIDSMTDDREWGARMTKSSLVPPVTRKYEVIHEYVIVSNEEDVKRKMQVSLPDDYVAKLTSQKNGTEESDLDLPEVKDYKPRKLLGDEVLEQEVYGIDPYSHNLLLDSMPEELDWPLLEKHLFIEDVLLCTLNKQVRHFTGTGTTPMSYPLRPVVEDILKTADHDSDIRTVRMCQGILKAIDSRPDDKYVAYRKGLGVVCNKEEGFGEEDFVVEFLGEVYPVWKWFEKQDGIRSLQKNSKDPAPEFYNIYLERPKGDADGYDLVVVDAMHKANYASRICHSCRPNCEAKVTAVDGRYQIGIYTVRKIQHGEEITFDYNSVTESKEEYEASVCLCGSQVCRGSYLNLTGEGAFLKVLKDWHGILDRHHLMLEACELNSVTQEDYFDLERAGLGKCLLGGLPDWVIAYSARLVRFINFERTKLPEVILKNNLEEKRKYFSDICLEVEKSDAEVQAEGVFNQRLQNLAVTLDKVRYVMSSVFGDPKNAPPPLERLSAEEAVVYLWKGEGSLVEELLQSMAPHVEEQLLNDLKSKMLAHDPSSSDDIWKELKRSLLWLRDEVRNLPCTYKSRHDAAADLIHIYAYTRCFIRIREYKPVTSPPVYISPLDLGPNYTNKSGADFQEYCKTYGENYCLGQLFYWYNQSNGEPDCSMRRASRGCLSLPDIGSFYAKISKPSRQRVYGPKVVKFMLSRMEKFPQKPWPKDRIWSYNSSPKVVGSPMLDAVVNNSFLDKEMVHWLKHRPAIYQAVWDR, translated from the exons ATGGGCGATGGAGGAGTCGCATGCATGCCTTTGCAGCATAACATCATGGACAGGTTTCCAATTCCGGACAAGACTGCGCTTTGCGGAGCCAATTCGAGTGCGACTGCTACTGCTACTACTACTGCTAACAATGGCTTCAATTCCAAGACGGTTGTTAAGAAGAAGGTAATGAAGATCAAGAAGAGGATTGTCAAGAGGCCCAAGGCCAAAGTAGCTGCTGCCAACAGTAATGCTGCGGCCGCGTCGGGTGTGAAGAGTGAGCTGGGAGTGGTGAAAGGTGGCAAGAGTGATGCTAAGGAAGCTGAGAACAAAGAAGTTGACAGCACGAAAGAAGCCGAGAAGAGTGGTGTGAAGGCAGCTGAGAACAGTAATGAAGCTGAGGGCAGTGTTGTGAACGTCGAAAATGGGGAGGATAAaaaggaggaggtggaggagggTGAATTGGGGACTTTGAACGGTGAGTTTGTGCCGGAGAAGTGGCGGAGGAgcgaggtggtggtggagaagGAGGAGATTGGGGGTGAGAAATGGAGGAGGAGTGAGGTGGAGAAGGGGGAGTCATTTTCGGGGAAATGGCGGAGAGGTGATGGTGAGAAGGTGGATTTGTATTCGGAGAAGAGTAGAAACAGTGAAGCTGAATTCGGCTCGTGGAGACAGCCCAAGGATGACTTTGAGAGAGGTGAGTACATTCCTGACAGATGGCAAAAAGGTGAGCTGGCCAGAGATGACTACATTAGCCGGAAAATTCCGACCAGGTACGAAATGGGCGGGAGGGGCAGGGGAAGGGGATGGAACTTTGAGTCCCCTTCTGGAAAGTATCCGAGTGATGATGGTTTTAGAAGGAAAGAATATGGTAGAGGTGGCGGTCAGCACAGCAAGAGTGCTTTAAGGTGGGAAAGTGGCCAGGAGAGGAATCCGAGGATTAGTTCGAAAATTGTTGATGATGAGGGTGTCTACAAGAATGAGTTTAGCAATGAGTATAGCAATGGTAAGTATCAAACTAAGGAATTCTCTTCTGTTAATCGGTTGAAGAGGTACAGTTCTGATTCAAATAGTAGCGAGCGGAAGCACTACGGAGATTATGGGGATTATGCAGGAGTAAAAAGTCGCAAGCTTACTGATGAAAGTAATCGCTCTGCTCACTCTGAACAGTATTCACACCGTTCTGTGGAGAGATCTTATCGAAATCCTTCTTTCAGAGCAGTGCCGGACAAGTACTCTTCCAGGCATTATGAACCATCTTTGTCCTCTAGAGTGGTTTATGAAAGGCATGGGCGAAGTCCAGGTCTCCCTGAGCGGTCCCCACGTGACAGGTCCAGGTATTATGATCATCTGGACCGGAGTCCTGTGCGCCGCGAGAGATCTCCATATGATCAAGAGAGGCCTCCTTATGGCCGTGATAAATCACCATTTGGGCGTGAAAAGTCACCACCATATGGCCGTGAGAGGTCTCCTTATGTTCATGACAAATCTCCATATGTTCGAGAGAGATCTCCATATGCTCGTGAGAAATCACCGCATGCCCGTGAGAAATCTCCATATGGACGTGAAAGATCTCCATATGTTATGGAGAGATCTCCATATGAAAGGAGCCGTAATTATGATCACCGAAATCGCAGTTTGTCTCCACAAGATCGACCTAGGTACCATGATCGCAGGGATCACACCCCCAATCATTTGGATAGGTCACCACGTGACCGGGGTAGAGCCACTAGTTATAGAGGTACAGGTCGGAAAAGTGGAGCAAGTGATAGGCGCAGCTCCCAATATAAGGCGCAGGAAGATAAGCTGGTGCAGAAGGATCTCAATGGAACAGATTCGAATTCCTCTGCCAAAGAATGTCAGGATAAAAGCATTGTTCCCGACATTAATGTATCTGTGGAGACAAATGCCAACTCTGATTCTCACAAAGAAGAATTGTCTCAAAGTCCAAATATAAATTGCAAAGTAACTTCTCATATTAGTGCAGCCCCTCCTGAAGAGCTGCCTTCTATGGAAGAAGATATGGATATATGCGACACACCACCACATGTTCCAGTAATTGCTGATTCATCCACAGGGAATTGGTTTTACGTTGATTATTATGGTGTGGAATGTGGGCCTTCCAGATTATGCGAGCTTAAAGCACTTGTTGAAGAAGGGTCTCTGATGTCTGATCATATGGTCAAGCACTCAGATAGTGATAGGTGGGTTACTGTTGAAAATGCAGTTTCGCCATTGATTACTGTGAATTTTCCATCGATTGTTTCAGACTCGATAACCGGACTAGTAAGCCCTCCAGAAGCTCCTGGCAATCTTTTGGCAGATAGTGGACATACTGAGCACTATGGTACTCAGAATGGGAGTTTGCGGGGGTTGTCTGCAGATTTTTCTTCTGAGCCTCTTGTAGAAGATTTGCATATTGAAGAAAGGGTTGGAGCTCTGATGGAGGGTTTAACAGTTATTCCTGGCAGGGAACTTGAAGCTGTTGGAG AAGTTCTGCAAATGTCATTTGAATGTGATCAATGGGAAGTATGGGGAAACACTGAAG GTCTCTCTCAAGGTCATATTGGTGAACGGAATGATCAGAAACCTGAGGAACCACGATATTCTGACTTTAAAATGAAAGAAGCAGCAGAAATAGGGTTGACTGCACCCTCTGATAAAGATCCTTTCGCTTGTGGTGATTCCAGTGACTGGTTTTCTGGTCGATGGTCATGCAAGGGTGGTGATTGGATAAGGAATGAAGATGGGGTGCAAGACAGGtcttttagaaagaaacttgTGGTCAATGATGGTTTTCCATTATGCCAGATGTCAAAGTCTGGGTATGGAGATCCTCGATGGCATAAAAAAGATGAACTGTATTATCCTTCACAGAACAAAAGGCTAGATCTACCTACGTGGGCCTTTTCATGTCCAGATGATGCTAATAAAGTGTCTCAAAGTAAGCCTACTGTCATAAAAGGAGTAAAGGGAACTATCCTTCCGGTAGTCAAGATAAATGCATGTGTTGTAAAAGATCACGGTTCAATTGTTTCTGAGCCGCGGATAAAAGTCCGAGGAACAGAGAGGCATCCTTCGAGGTCTACTCGGTCATATTCTGCGAGTAGTGATGGGAAGAGATCATCTGGTGAAGGTGATTCTCAAATGAAATTAGTAGGTGACAGAGGTTCAAAGGGATCTTCCAAATGCATTTCATCCATTAAAATCCCCAAAGACTGTATTGGCACAGTTGATGACTTGCAATTGCATTTGGGAGACTGGTACTACCTTGATGGTGCTGGTCATGAACGAGGGCCTTCCTCGTTCTCTGAGCTACAGTCCTTAGTTGATCAAGGAGTGATCCTGAAACATAGCAGTGTGTTCCGGAAATTTGATAAAGTCTGGGTTCCTATTACCTCCGCCATTGAGACTTCTAATGCTACAAAAATTAATAAGGAAGAGAAGAACCGAACCTCAAGTAATTCTTCAGGGCAATCTCAAAGGACCGCAATTGCAGAATCAAAAACAAGTTTGAGTTGGTTGCAGAACCTGCACCCACAGTTCATTGGTTATACATGCGGAAAGCTTCATGAATTGGTGATGAAATCTTATAAAAGTCGGGAATTTGCTGCAGCGATAAATGAGGTTTTAGACCCCTGGATTAATGCACGGCAACCCAAAAAAGAGCTCGATAAGAACATCTACTGGAAAGCAG ACGGTGATGCACATACTTCTAAAAGAGCTCGCTTGCTGGTTGACGAAAGCGAAGAAGACTATGACGCAGAAGAAGAGTTGCAAACAATAGAAAAGGATGAATCCACATATGAGGAACTAGTTGGTAATGCTTCTTTCCTCAGAGAAGACAGCTTGAATTATGAATCAGAAATGGCCAGCTGGGGTTTATTGGATGGACATGTGCTGGCACGGGTCTTTCACTTCTTAAGATTAGATATGAAATCTCTTACTATTGCTTCTCTGACTTGTAAGCACTGGAGAGCTGCAGTCAGTTTCTACAAGGATATTTCAAGAAAGGTAGACTTGTCATCCTTGGGTCCGAACTGCACTGACTCCATGATTGTGAACATTATG GGTGGTTTTGGCAAAGAGAAGATTAACTCAATGGTTCTAATTGGCTGCACCACCATCACTCCCCACACTCTGGAAGAGATTCTTGGTTCACTTCCTTGTCTATCTACCATAGATATTAGGGGTTGCAACCAGTTTGGTGAGTTGGTCATCAAATTTCAGAACCTGAACTGGATTAAGAGCCGTAGCTCACGTGGTACAAAGATACATGATGAATCCACTTCAAAATCAAAGAGTCTGAAATATGTCACTGAGAAATCTTCATATGTTTCTAGAAGTAAGGTTTTAGGTAATGATATGGATGATTTCAGTGAACTGAAAGTGTACTTTGATAGTGTGGATAAGAGAGACTCTGCTAATCTATCATTCCGGGGAAGTTTATACAAACGTTCAAAACTATTTGATGCTAGACGGGCGTCATCCATTTTATCTAGGGATGCTCGTATGAGGCGGTTGTCCATTAAGAAATCAGAAAATGGTTATAAGAGGATGGAGGCATTTGTTGCTTCAAGTTTGAAGGACATCATGAAGGAAAATACCCCTGATTTCTTTGTACCCAAG GTCGCCGAAATTCAAGATAAAATGAGAAATGGGTATTACATTCGCCGCGGATTGAGTTCCATGAAGGATGATATCAGTCGAATGTGCAGGGATGCAATTAA aGCAAAAAACCGTGGTGAAGCTGGAAATATGAATCACATGAATcacattataaatttatttatacaaCTGGCCACACGTTTGGAAGGGGCTTccaagtcttctgatgcgagggaTGAGCTGATCAAGTCGTGGGAAGATGATACATTTGCAGGGGTTTCCTCTGCGTCCAAGATAAAAAAGAAGCTCATTAAGACTTCTGAAAGGAAGTTGAGGAGTAATGGTGGATCCTTTTTGAATGGTAGTTTGGATGATGGAGAATATGCATCTGATCGAGAAATCAGAAGGCGTTTATCCAAGTTGAATAAAAAACCTATGGATTCAGAAAGTGAAACCTCAGATGATCTTGACAGGTCATCTGTAGATGACAAGAGCAATAGTGAGAGCACCGCCTCGGATACAGAAAGTGACTTGGAATCTGGGTCAAAAATTCAACCTGGGCAATCAACAGATGGATGCTTAGTTCATGATGAGGGAATAGATTCTATGACTGATGATCGTGAGTGGGGAGCTCGCATGACCAAATCAAGTTTGGTTCCTCCAGTTACAAGAAAATATGAAGTCATTCATGAATATGTTATTGTTTCAAATGAAGAGGATGTAAAGCGGAAGATGCAGGTCTCTTTGCCTGATGACTATGTTGCGAAGCTGACATCACAGAAGAATGGAACTGAGGAATCTGATTTGGATCTTCCTGAAGTCAAGGACTACAAGCCAAGgaaattgcttggagatgagGTTCTAGAGCAAGAGGTTTATGGAATTGATCCCTATAGCCATAATCTTTTACTTGATTCCATGCCAGAGGAGTTGGATTGGCCTCTTCTTGAGAAGCATTTGTTTATAGAAGATGTGCTTCTTTGCACCCTGAATAAGCAAGTGAGACACTTCACAGGGACTGGAACTACTCCCATGAGCTATCCTTTGCGGCCTGTTGTTGAAGATATTCTGAAAACTGCTGACCATGATAGTGACATTCGAACTGTGAGGATGTGCCAGGGTATTTTGAAGGCCATAGACAGTCGCCCAGATGACAAGTATGTTGCTTATAGAAAG GGGCTTGGCGTCGTTTGCAACAAAGAAGAAGGttttggagaagaagatttTGTCGTGGAATTTTTGGGGGAG GTGTATCCTGTTTGGAAATGGTTTGAGAAGCAAGATGGCATTCGATCTCTGCAGAAAAATAGTAAAGATCCAGCTCCAGAATTTTACAACATTTATCTCGAACGGCCCAAG GGTGATGCTGATGGGTATGACTTAGTTGTTGTTGATGCCATGCATAAAGCAAACTATGCAAGTAGAATTTGTCACTCGTGCCGGCCTAATTGTGAAGCAAA AGTTACCGCCGTAGATGGTCGTTACCAGATTGGTATTTACACTGTACGTAAAATTCAACATGGTGAAGAGATCACATTTGACTACAATTCTGTTACGGAG AGCAAGGAAGAATATGAGGCATCAGTTTGTTTGTGTGGAAGTCAAGTTTGCCGGGGAAGTTACTTGAATTTGACAGGCGAAGGAGCATTTCTGAAG GTGCTGAAGGATTGGCATGGAATTCTGGATCGTCATCATCTAATGCTGGAAGCGTGTGAATTAAATTCAGTAACTCAGGAGGATTATTTTGACCTGGAGAGAGCTGGTTTAGGAAAATGTTTGCTTGGTGGGTTGCCAGATTGGGTGATTGCATACTCAGCTCGTTTG GTGAGATTCATAAACTTCGAAAGAACAAAGCTTCCTGAAGTGATTCTAAAGAACAACTTGGAAGAGAAAAGGAAGTACTTCTCAGATATATGTCTGGAGGTTGAGAAGAGTGACGCAGAAGTTCAG GCTGAGGGTGTGTTCAACCAAAGGCTTCAGAATTTGGCTGTTACTCTTGACAAG GTGAGGTATGTTATGAGCTCTGTATTTGGCGACCCGAAGAATGCTCCACCTCCACTGGAGAGGTTAAGTGCAGAAGAAGCTGTGGTCTATCTATGGAAGGGAGAAGGATCACTTGTTGAGGAACTCCTTCAGAGTATGGCTCCTCATGTGGAGGAACAATTATTGAATGATCTCAAGTCCAAGATGCTTGCTCATGATCCATCGAGTTCAGATGACATATGGAAAGAACTTAAGAGATCGCTACTATG GTTGAGAGATGAGGTTCGGAATCTTCCCTGTACATACAAGTCTCGGCATGACGCTGCTGCTGACTTGatccatatatatgcatacacAAGATGCTTTATTAGAATACGG GAATACAAACCAGTAACTTCACCGCCTGTATACATTAGTCCACTTGACTTGGGCCCTAATTACACTAACAAATCAGGGGCTGATTTTCAGGAGTATTGCAAGACTTACGGGGAAAATTATTGTTTAGGGCAGCTATTTTATTGGTATAATCAGTCTAACGGGGAGCCAGATTGTAGCATGCGTAGAGCAAGTAGGGGTTGCTTATCATTACCTGATATTGGTTCCTTCTATGCCAAGATTTCAAAACCTTCACGACAGCGTGTTTATGGTCCAAAGGTTGTCAAATTTATGCTTTCGAGGATG GAGAAGTTTCCGCAAAAACCTTGGCCCAAGGATCGTATATGGTCATACAATAGCTCCCCAAAAGTTGTTGGCAGTCCAATGCTAGATGCAGTTGTGAATAACTCTTTCTTGGACAAAGAAATGGTGCATTGGTTAAAGCACAGGCCTGCAATATATCAAGCTGTGTGGGATCGGTGA
- the LOC126798929 gene encoding scarecrow-like protein 32: MKTEVRVGSSTSIAALQNPSLLINNTTSQGSLTGALRGSLGSLDGACIEKLLLHCASALESNDVTLAQQVMWVLNNVASSVGDPNQRLTSWILRALISRSSRICPSLNGFSGGRGPNPSSSTTSTVAAERRLMTVTELAGYVDLIPWHRFGYCASNSAIFQAIQGCSKIHILDFSITHCMQWPTLIDALGKRPEGPPDSLRVTVPSCRPIVPPFLNVSIEEVGLRLGNFSRFRDVPFEFNVIENSSSFELLLSQLNPTSLNLDEDEALVVNCQNWLRYMSDDEGSTNSARNTFLTMIRCLNPRIIVVVDEDSDLSSPSLSSRITTCFNYLWIPFDSLETFLPKDSNQRMEYEFDIGQKIENIIGFEGVQRMERLESGAAASQRLRSAGFLSSPLCEETVGEVKTLLDEHASGWGMKREEDMLVLTWKGHNSVFATAWVPNQNGLMLED; this comes from the coding sequence ATGAAAACTGAAGTGAGAGTAGGAAGCAGTACGTCAATTGCTGCTTTACAAAATCCGAGCCTCTTGATCAACAACACCACATCTCAGGGCTCCCTTACCGGCGCCCTCAGAGGAAGCCTCGGAAGCCTCGATGGAGCTTGCATAGAGAAGCTCTTGCTCCACTGCGCGAGTGCCCTAGAGAGCAACGACGTCACCTTAGCTCAGCAAGTGATGTGGGTGCTCAACAATGTCGCTTCTTCTGTTGGTGACCCTAACCAAAGGCTCACCTCCTGGATCTTAAGGGCACTGATCTCACGATCCTCTAGAATTTGCCCGAGTCTCAACGGCTTTAGCGGAGGCCGCGGTCCGAACCCTAGCAGTAGTACTACTAGCACCGTAGCGGCGGAGAGGAGGCTGATGACGGTGACGGAGCTAGCCGGGTACGTTGATCTAATTCCATGGCACAGGTTTGGATATTGTGCATCCAACAGTGCAATTTTCCAAGCAATTCAAGGATGCTCGAAAATTCATATATTGGATTTTAGCATTACGCACTGTATGCAGTGGCCTACTCTCATAGATGCTCTAGGAAAAAGACCAGAAGGCCCTCCTGATTCACTTAGAGTGACTGTTCCTTCTTGTAGGCCTATAGTCCCTCCTTTCCTCAATGTGTCAATTGAAGAAGTCGGTCTTCGTTTAGGAAATTTCTCTAGGTTTAGGGATGTCCCGTTTGAGTTTAATGTCATCGAAAACTCATCTTCTTTCGAGTTGTTATTGAGCCAGTTGAACCCTACTTCGTTAAATCTCGACGAAGATGAGGCCTTGGTAGTAAATTGCCAAAATTGGTTACGTTATATGTCCGATGATGAGGGTAGTACCAATAGTGCTCGTAACACTTTTCTTACCATGATTAGATGTCTCAACCCTAGAATCATTGTCGTCGTGGACGAAGACTCCGATCTAAGTTCTCCGAGCCTTAGTTCGAGGATCACCACATGTTTTAACTACTTGTGGATACCCTTTGATTCGTTGGAAACTTTCCTGCCAAAAGATAGTAACCAGCGGATGGAGTATGAGTTCGACATTGGTCAGAAGATTGAGAACATTATCGGTTTCGAAGGGGTCCAGAGAATGGAGAGGCTAGAGTCCGGCGCGGCGGCGTCTCAGCGGCTGAGGAGCGCTGGTTTCTTGAGCTCGCCGTTGTGTGAAGAGACCGTTGGGGAAGTGAAGACCTTGCTCGATGAACATGCTAGTGGCTGGGGCATGAAGCGTGAAGAAGATATGTTGGTTCTAACGTGGAAGGGGCACAACTCGGTTTTTGCCACAGCTTGGGTCCCAAATCAAAACGGGTTAATGTTGGAGGATTAA